A stretch of Geomonas oryzisoli DNA encodes these proteins:
- a CDS encoding sensor histidine kinase, producing MDEQPLYNSKIISIFVSLLRKKYPQVDIGELLQYAEISQYELSDEGHWLTQRQVDRFHARMTQMVGTDIAREGGRYAASEAAHGMMMKYTFGLIGPANTLLAIGKCSGHFSRSAAYTATKLADNKVEITAVPHPGVEEQPYQCENRIGLFEAVVMLFYYQPQIEHTECIFQGGECCRYVISWKKTLYAQIRSARNRLVPVIVIAYAVLHHFWQVGHLVELLTALAFFVLGTSYLAQRLETREVDTALAQVKESTEQVLAQMGVNYNNARMVNEVGQALSKQTGIDEVLDSVIKVIEKRLGYDRAVIMLADARKTRLAFRAGYGYTDAQRDALVNASFDLTSPDAQGVFVTCFRDNQIRFVSDFAEVAHLHTPHSVAFSLELEARSFICCPIACDGEVLGILAVDNKKSHRPLMQSDLSLLTGIAPVIGMSLRSAIHLERERRMSEQIRQSQKMESVGVLAGGIAHDFNNLLTGMMGFVALAQMNMKKDDPAQGYLEQVLNAAERAASLTQGLLAFSRKQVNHPQPVNLNQVIANLRKLVSRLVTSKIALNIELWPEKLAVVADSGQIDQVITNLVNNARDAMPEGGTLTICTSSMEMNEEWIDQRGYGRPGNYAVITVTDTGTGIDEATKAHVLEPFFTTKEVGKGSGLGLAIVYGIVKQHDGYVEIDSTPGVGTTLNVYLPLLTGADAAGVAELRDPDAPIPAVTVFSRPESRPTSP from the coding sequence ATGGACGAACAGCCCCTGTACAACAGCAAGATCATCAGTATCTTCGTGAGCCTGCTGCGCAAGAAGTACCCGCAGGTCGATATCGGTGAGTTGCTGCAGTACGCGGAGATCAGCCAGTACGAACTAAGCGACGAGGGGCACTGGCTCACCCAGCGCCAGGTCGACCGCTTCCACGCCCGGATGACCCAGATGGTCGGCACCGACATCGCAAGGGAAGGGGGGCGCTACGCCGCCTCCGAGGCAGCCCACGGCATGATGATGAAGTACACCTTCGGGCTGATCGGTCCGGCCAACACGCTGCTGGCGATAGGGAAGTGCTCCGGCCACTTCAGCCGGTCCGCGGCCTACACGGCGACCAAACTGGCCGACAACAAGGTGGAAATCACCGCCGTTCCGCACCCGGGGGTGGAAGAGCAACCCTACCAGTGCGAAAACCGCATCGGCCTCTTCGAGGCCGTGGTGATGCTGTTCTACTACCAGCCGCAGATCGAGCACACCGAGTGCATCTTCCAGGGGGGCGAGTGCTGCCGTTACGTCATCTCCTGGAAGAAGACGCTCTACGCCCAGATCCGCAGCGCCAGGAACCGGCTGGTTCCGGTCATCGTCATCGCGTACGCCGTGCTGCATCACTTCTGGCAGGTGGGGCACCTGGTGGAACTGCTCACCGCGCTCGCCTTCTTTGTGCTGGGGACTTCCTACCTCGCCCAGCGGCTGGAAACCAGGGAAGTCGACACCGCACTGGCCCAGGTGAAGGAATCGACCGAGCAGGTACTCGCGCAGATGGGCGTCAACTACAACAACGCCCGCATGGTCAACGAAGTCGGTCAGGCGCTCAGCAAACAGACCGGGATCGACGAGGTCCTGGACAGCGTCATCAAGGTGATCGAGAAGCGGCTCGGCTACGACCGTGCCGTGATCATGCTGGCCGATGCCAGGAAAACACGCCTCGCCTTCCGAGCCGGCTACGGTTATACCGATGCGCAACGCGACGCACTCGTAAACGCGTCATTCGATCTCACCTCCCCCGATGCCCAGGGCGTCTTCGTCACCTGTTTCCGCGACAACCAGATCAGGTTCGTGAGCGACTTCGCCGAGGTGGCGCACCTGCACACGCCGCACAGCGTCGCCTTTTCCCTGGAACTGGAGGCCCGCTCCTTCATCTGTTGTCCCATCGCCTGCGACGGCGAGGTGCTGGGGATCCTGGCCGTCGACAACAAGAAGTCGCACCGCCCGCTGATGCAGAGCGACCTGAGCCTTTTGACCGGCATCGCCCCCGTCATCGGCATGAGTCTGCGCAGCGCCATCCACCTGGAGCGGGAGCGGCGCATGTCCGAGCAGATCCGGCAGTCGCAGAAGATGGAATCGGTCGGCGTGCTGGCGGGAGGCATCGCCCACGACTTCAACAACCTGCTCACCGGCATGATGGGGTTCGTCGCGCTGGCCCAGATGAACATGAAGAAGGACGACCCCGCCCAGGGATACCTGGAGCAGGTGCTGAACGCCGCGGAGCGGGCGGCCTCGCTGACCCAGGGGCTGCTCGCCTTCAGCCGCAAACAGGTCAACCATCCCCAGCCGGTCAACCTGAACCAGGTGATCGCCAACCTGCGCAAGCTCGTGAGCCGGCTGGTCACCTCGAAGATCGCGCTGAACATCGAGCTTTGGCCGGAGAAACTGGCAGTCGTGGCGGACTCGGGCCAGATCGACCAGGTGATCACCAACCTCGTCAACAACGCTCGTGACGCGATGCCGGAGGGGGGGACCCTCACCATCTGTACCAGCTCGATGGAGATGAACGAGGAATGGATCGACCAGCGCGGGTATGGGAGGCCGGGCAACTACGCCGTGATCACCGTCACGGACACCGGTACCGGCATCGACGAAGCGACCAAGGCCCACGTGCTGGAACCGTTCTTCACCACCAAGGAAGTCGGCAAGGGGAGCGGCCTCGGGCTCGCCATCGTCTACGGCATCGTCAAGCAGCACGACGGCTACGTGGAGATCGACAGCACCCCCGGCGTGGGCACCACCCTCAACGTCTACCTTCCTCTGCTGACCGGGGCGGACGCCGCAGGTGTCGCCGAACTGCGGGATCCCGATGCGCCGATTCCGGCGGTCACCGTGTTCAGCCGTCCAGAAAGCCGACCCACTTCACCCTGA
- a CDS encoding DNA polymerase III subunit alpha — MFIHLHVHSSLSPNWGIHSPEALCAEAARLGFDTLALTDRNGLYGVPRFLDAAREAGISPIIGTEAVTEQNRAVLLAADQEGYANISRLLSDLHCDKSFDLCHALTRYRHGVIVLSDDRRLLSALKRVSAEGLFVELSPGHDMHRALALSRELKLPAVATARAVLHAAKGTGSAGACPPHCNAADANAMAQGRKGTGTWRSQSPGVADFHLHRVLRAIHLNTKLSRLTPDQTAAESDTFYSPAQMADFFPHCPEALQNSLRIAAMCRREWDFSQTIFPAFRGLGNDDAFTTLNRRAREGALWRYGCISPDVEARLQKELAIIRDKGFAHYFLVVEEITRQSQRTCGRGSAAASLVAYCLGITHVDPIRHNLFFERFLNEGRSDPPDIDVDFPWDERDAILDFAFARYGARRAAMVANQVGFKGRSALREVAKVYGLPDFEIKEMTERISGFWRAEQSAAAMAGHPLFQGETLSQDWQEIVATARHLNGQLRHLSLHCGGLVIVPDEIRSYVPVEISHKGLPLIQWEKDQAEDAGLVKIDILGNRSLAVIRDALAAVKEQTGIEIDYASWRPLEDERTQSLMRRGLTIGCFYLESPSVRLLLRKIWSSTAPPETFDCDIFEVLVQASSIIRPAANSFIQEYVARMQGKKWTHLHPLLEPVLGETLGIAIYQEQITQIAMELAGFSASEGDQLRKVITKKHREKRLADFRAKFLAGGKERGVSEPVLDAIWEQILSFAGYSFCKPHSASYALLSAKAAYMKANHPAQFIAAVISNQGGYYSPFAYISEGRRLGLAILPPDINGSDYHYTGFDKSLRIGLMQIDGLTREGAQRLLKERRERGPFASFKDFLRRANVQRADAERLVKAGCFDALEGEPRRPALLWELLHFQQQATALLFEQKTELPKPPPYDAETVLRQEVEALGFLASRHPLTLYKAQWQRHRPIKASELIKHSGQWVTMVGWWITTKTVEDKHGRPMEFVSFEDVTAIFDATFFPDVYARVCRKLSQRRPYLLKGVVEEEFGVATLRVKWVGFLDG; from the coding sequence ATGTTTATTCATCTTCACGTACATTCTTCCCTCTCCCCCAACTGGGGCATTCACTCGCCGGAGGCGCTGTGCGCGGAGGCGGCGCGGCTCGGGTTCGATACGCTGGCCCTCACTGACCGCAACGGGCTCTACGGGGTGCCACGTTTTCTCGACGCGGCGCGCGAGGCCGGCATCTCCCCCATCATCGGCACCGAGGCGGTGACGGAACAAAACCGCGCGGTGCTGCTGGCGGCTGACCAGGAGGGATACGCCAACATCTCGCGCCTGCTCTCGGACCTGCACTGCGACAAGTCGTTCGACCTCTGCCACGCGCTCACCCGCTACCGGCATGGGGTGATCGTCCTGAGCGACGACCGGCGCCTGCTGTCGGCGCTGAAGCGGGTCTCGGCGGAGGGGCTTTTCGTGGAACTGTCGCCGGGACACGACATGCACCGGGCACTGGCTCTATCACGGGAACTCAAGCTGCCAGCGGTGGCGACGGCACGGGCAGTCCTGCACGCTGCGAAGGGGACTGGCTCCGCAGGTGCCTGTCCCCCTCATTGCAATGCTGCCGACGCCAACGCCATGGCCCAAGGGAGAAAGGGGACAGGCACCTGGCGGAGCCAGTCCCCTGGTGTGGCCGACTTCCACTTGCACCGGGTGCTGCGCGCCATTCACCTCAACACGAAACTGTCCCGATTGACGCCGGACCAGACGGCGGCGGAGTCGGATACATTCTACTCTCCCGCCCAGATGGCTGACTTCTTCCCGCACTGCCCTGAGGCACTGCAAAATTCGCTGCGCATCGCTGCCATGTGCCGCAGGGAGTGGGACTTCTCGCAAACCATCTTCCCCGCCTTCCGCGGACTGGGCAACGACGACGCCTTCACGACGCTCAACCGCCGCGCACGCGAGGGGGCGCTCTGGCGCTACGGCTGCATCTCACCTGACGTCGAAGCACGCCTGCAAAAGGAACTGGCGATCATCCGCGACAAGGGGTTCGCTCACTACTTCCTCGTGGTGGAGGAGATCACCAGACAGTCGCAGCGCACCTGCGGCCGTGGCAGCGCGGCGGCGTCCCTGGTCGCCTACTGCCTCGGCATCACCCACGTCGACCCCATCCGCCACAACCTCTTTTTCGAACGCTTCCTCAACGAGGGACGCAGCGACCCGCCCGACATCGACGTGGACTTCCCCTGGGACGAACGTGACGCCATCCTCGACTTCGCCTTCGCCCGCTACGGCGCCAGGCGCGCGGCGATGGTGGCGAACCAGGTGGGCTTCAAGGGGAGATCGGCGCTGCGTGAGGTGGCCAAGGTGTACGGCCTGCCGGATTTCGAGATCAAGGAGATGACGGAGCGCATCTCCGGTTTCTGGCGCGCGGAGCAAAGCGCCGCGGCGATGGCAGGACATCCACTGTTCCAGGGGGAAACGCTCTCCCAGGATTGGCAGGAGATCGTCGCGACGGCGCGCCATCTGAACGGCCAGTTACGTCACCTGTCGCTGCATTGCGGCGGGCTGGTCATCGTCCCGGACGAGATCCGCAGCTACGTTCCGGTGGAGATATCACACAAGGGGCTGCCGCTGATCCAGTGGGAGAAGGACCAGGCCGAGGACGCGGGTCTGGTCAAGATTGACATCCTGGGGAACCGTTCGCTGGCGGTGATCCGCGACGCACTGGCGGCGGTGAAGGAGCAGACCGGAATAGAGATCGACTACGCGAGCTGGCGCCCGCTGGAGGACGAGCGGACTCAAAGCCTGATGCGCCGCGGGCTCACCATCGGCTGCTTCTACCTGGAATCCCCCTCGGTCCGCCTGCTCTTGAGAAAGATCTGGAGTTCGACGGCGCCGCCGGAGACCTTCGACTGCGACATCTTTGAGGTGCTGGTGCAGGCGTCCTCGATCATTCGCCCCGCCGCCAACAGCTTCATCCAGGAATACGTCGCCCGCATGCAGGGGAAGAAATGGACTCACCTGCACCCGTTGCTGGAACCGGTCCTCGGGGAGACGCTGGGAATCGCCATCTACCAGGAGCAGATCACCCAGATCGCCATGGAACTGGCCGGCTTTTCGGCGAGCGAAGGGGACCAGCTCAGGAAGGTGATCACCAAGAAGCACCGGGAAAAGAGGCTCGCCGACTTCCGGGCCAAGTTCCTCGCGGGAGGAAAAGAGCGCGGCGTCTCGGAACCGGTGCTGGATGCGATCTGGGAGCAGATCCTCTCCTTCGCCGGCTACTCGTTCTGCAAGCCGCACTCGGCGAGCTACGCGCTTTTGAGCGCCAAGGCGGCCTACATGAAGGCGAACCACCCCGCGCAGTTCATCGCTGCCGTGATCTCCAACCAGGGAGGATACTACTCCCCCTTCGCCTACATCTCGGAAGGGCGCAGGCTCGGGCTCGCCATCCTGCCGCCGGACATCAACGGGAGCGACTACCACTACACCGGCTTCGACAAATCTCTGCGGATCGGGCTGATGCAGATCGACGGGCTGACCCGCGAAGGGGCGCAGCGGCTCCTGAAGGAGCGCCGCGAACGCGGCCCCTTCGCGTCGTTCAAAGACTTTCTGCGCCGGGCCAACGTGCAGCGTGCTGACGCGGAGCGGTTGGTGAAGGCGGGATGCTTCGACGCACTGGAGGGGGAACCACGGAGGCCGGCGCTGTTGTGGGAACTGCTCCACTTCCAGCAGCAGGCGACGGCGCTGCTGTTCGAACAGAAGACCGAGCTCCCCAAACCGCCCCCGTACGATGCGGAAACGGTCTTGCGGCAGGAGGTGGAGGCGCTGGGTTTCCTCGCCTCGCGGCACCCGCTCACCCTGTACAAGGCGCAGTGGCAGCGGCACCGGCCGATCAAGGCATCGGAACTGATCAAGCATTCGGGGCAGTGGGTGACCATGGTGGGGTGGTGGATCACGACGAAGACGGTGGAGGACAAGCACGGCCGCCCTATGGAATTCGTCTCCTTCGAGGACGTGACCGCGATCTTCGACGCCACCTTTTTCCCGGACGTCTACGCACGCGTTTGCCGCAAGCTCTCGCAGCGCCGCCCCTACCTGTTGAAGGGCGTGGTCGAGGAGGAGTTCGGCGTGGCGACCCTCAGGGTGAAGTGGGTCGGCTTTCTGGACGGCTGA
- a CDS encoding DNA polymerase Y family protein produces MDREILHITVPAFPIALARVVHSHLRGRPVAVAPLNSERALLQCISPEAAAEGVHVGTPIYHARRSCPSLIVIAPDPHLAAKGNLALMELSAEFTPMVEPGAGRVFLDVTASRRLFGPARDVAARLEKSIAGGLGLEAMAGAGGNKLVSRVAADTMREPGVYDVFHGAERPFLAPFPVSVLPGVGESRQTLLFQDLNLKLVEEVAALSVPQLRLAVGPFAPLLHDRACGIDRSPVQPPRMSTEIVEEGLLEQEENDDAILLSELLRLVEGCGLRLRRLRKGARKITLSVMYADGVSQQGKKVLPVPTSLDLPLLAAVEELFFTTCKRRQRVKGLRLSCDQVAEDAGQMDLFAAAPAEASRRESDLQETLDLLREKHGKNAVRWGKGLAARREVTLASETPAEWDPEQNKYMTVTKN; encoded by the coding sequence GTGGACCGGGAAATCCTCCACATAACGGTGCCCGCTTTTCCGATCGCGCTGGCACGGGTGGTCCACTCGCACCTGCGCGGACGGCCGGTGGCGGTGGCGCCGCTCAACTCGGAACGCGCGCTGTTGCAGTGCATCTCCCCGGAGGCGGCGGCGGAGGGGGTTCACGTCGGGACGCCGATCTACCACGCCCGCAGGTCCTGTCCGTCTCTCATCGTCATCGCTCCCGATCCGCACCTTGCAGCCAAGGGGAATCTGGCGCTCATGGAGCTCTCGGCGGAGTTCACACCGATGGTGGAACCGGGTGCGGGACGGGTTTTCCTTGATGTGACCGCGTCGAGAAGGCTGTTCGGCCCGGCACGCGACGTGGCGGCACGCCTGGAGAAGTCGATCGCGGGAGGTCTTGGACTGGAGGCGATGGCCGGGGCGGGTGGGAACAAGCTGGTTTCGCGGGTCGCGGCGGATACCATGCGGGAGCCGGGAGTTTACGACGTCTTTCACGGTGCCGAACGTCCTTTCCTGGCCCCCTTCCCGGTTTCGGTGCTGCCGGGTGTGGGGGAGTCGAGACAGACGCTCCTGTTCCAAGACCTCAACCTGAAACTGGTGGAAGAGGTCGCGGCGCTGTCGGTGCCGCAACTGCGGCTGGCGGTCGGTCCTTTCGCGCCGCTGCTGCACGACCGCGCCTGCGGCATCGACCGCTCGCCTGTACAGCCACCGCGCATGTCGACGGAGATCGTCGAGGAGGGACTTTTGGAGCAGGAGGAGAACGATGACGCGATCCTGCTTTCAGAGCTGCTGCGGCTGGTTGAGGGATGCGGGCTGAGATTGCGGCGTCTGCGCAAGGGTGCGCGCAAGATCACGCTCTCGGTTATGTACGCGGACGGGGTCAGCCAGCAGGGAAAGAAGGTGTTGCCGGTGCCGACGTCGCTGGATCTGCCGCTGCTGGCAGCGGTGGAGGAGCTGTTCTTCACCACCTGCAAGAGGCGCCAGCGGGTCAAGGGGTTACGGCTTAGCTGCGATCAGGTGGCGGAGGATGCGGGGCAGATGGATCTCTTCGCGGCCGCGCCGGCGGAAGCGTCGCGGAGGGAGAGTGACCTGCAGGAAACGCTGGATCTCTTGAGGGAAAAGCATGGCAAGAACGCGGTGCGCTGGGGGAAGGGACTGGCGGCGCGCCGGGAGGTCACCCTCGCCAGCGAAACGCCTGCAGAATGGGACCCGGAGCAGAACAAGTACATGACGGTGACCAAAAACTAG
- a CDS encoding LexA family protein, with amino-acid sequence MTPKQKRVLDFILDFVNRNGYQPSQMEIAQGCGFESLGTVQHYLRSLERHGHLARQANAKRGLQLANPPCPPFDKGGAVAARTVAEGGRRKANPPWPPFAKGGTLTAGSSAKGGTVTRPPLEANVTFLELPLVGIVAAGKPVHAFELADAIEVPSAMAGPGNVVYEVRGDSMVEMGIMDGDFVAVHPQAVAENGQTVIAEVNGSITIKKYVRKGNTIQLVPANSAMSPITVTEEDEFHIRGVLVGSMRFYRKWTGKSST; translated from the coding sequence ATGACACCTAAACAGAAGAGGGTTCTTGATTTCATTCTGGATTTCGTGAATCGCAACGGGTACCAGCCTTCGCAGATGGAAATCGCACAGGGGTGCGGGTTCGAGTCGCTCGGGACGGTGCAGCATTACCTCCGTTCGCTGGAACGACACGGACATCTGGCGCGACAGGCTAATGCCAAGAGGGGGCTGCAACTGGCAAATCCCCCCTGTCCCCCCTTTGACAAGGGGGGGGCGGTTGCGGCACGTACTGTTGCTGAAGGGGGTAGACGAAAGGCAAATCCCCCCTGGCCCCCCTTCGCAAAGGGGGGGACGCTTACGGCCGGCTCCAGTGCAAAGGGAGGGACAGTTACGCGCCCGCCACTGGAGGCAAACGTAACCTTCCTGGAACTGCCATTAGTGGGGATCGTGGCGGCGGGAAAGCCGGTGCATGCGTTCGAACTGGCGGACGCCATCGAGGTTCCTTCGGCTATGGCGGGACCGGGCAACGTGGTGTACGAGGTGCGCGGGGATTCCATGGTCGAAATGGGAATCATGGACGGCGACTTCGTGGCGGTACACCCGCAGGCGGTCGCGGAAAACGGCCAGACGGTGATCGCGGAGGTGAACGGCTCGATCACCATCAAGAAGTACGTACGTAAGGGAAACACGATCCAGCTCGTTCCCGCCAACTCGGCGATGAGCCCGATCACGGTTACCGAAGAGGACGAGTTTCATATCCGGGGAGTGCTGGTGGGCTCCATGAGGTTTTATCGCAAGTGGACCGGGAAATCCTCCACATAA
- a CDS encoding DUF6290 family protein, whose translation MFAIRLEKELEEQIDLLAKVKQSNRSAVVREAVLRYLEDNEDLELARQALAETKGGKSLREVRRDLGLDG comes from the coding sequence ATGTTTGCAATACGCCTCGAAAAAGAGCTGGAAGAGCAGATAGATCTGCTGGCGAAGGTAAAACAAAGCAACCGGAGTGCAGTGGTGCGTGAGGCAGTGCTCCGCTACCTGGAGGACAATGAAGACCTCGAACTGGCCAGGCAGGCGCTGGCCGAGACGAAAGGTGGCAAATCGTTGAGGGAAGTGAGGCGAGACCTTGGCCTGGACGGTTGA
- a CDS encoding DMT family transporter — protein MDQLVTYTPQAWMLLVYLGTIPTAIAYLLFFNGMRSTSATAASISTLVEPMVATLLAWILFGERCTAVGFLGIALLGGSLLLLYLGATAHLRGKGNIGTDPDVP, from the coding sequence GTGGATCAACTTGTGACCTATACCCCTCAAGCCTGGATGCTGCTCGTGTACCTTGGCACGATACCGACCGCCATCGCCTATCTCCTCTTCTTCAATGGGATGCGCTCCACTTCTGCAACGGCGGCCAGTATCAGCACCCTGGTGGAGCCTATGGTCGCGACACTACTGGCCTGGATTCTCTTTGGCGAGCGGTGCACCGCCGTAGGTTTTCTCGGGATTGCCCTGCTGGGAGGATCGTTGTTGCTGTTGTACCTTGGGGCGACGGCGCACCTGCGAGGAAAGGGGAACATCGGGACCGACCCGGACGTCCCGTAA
- a CDS encoding DMT family transporter yields MQSLHSARAESRHGLLLIMLAAVLWGTVGISTKTIYQLATTNALSVGFFRLATSLPVLCFMCWVRLGTQMFRVSRGDLALMALIGLLTALYQVCYFGAIARTGVAVATVVTLCTAPVMVAVVSATFTRKRLSTITLTALAGSLSGTSLLVLFQEQAKSCGANAGGIGLALVSAFCYGMVTILSQKMAARRDPFQSLAISFSLGASMLFAFAWSQGIVTTYTPQAWMLLVYLGTIPTAIAYLLFFNGMRSTSATAASISTLVEPMVATLLAWILFGERCTAVGFLGIALLGGSLLLLYLGATAHLRGKGNIGTDPDVP; encoded by the coding sequence ATGCAGTCTTTACACTCTGCCCGCGCCGAGTCGCGCCACGGGCTCCTATTGATCATGCTCGCTGCGGTCCTATGGGGGACCGTCGGCATTTCCACCAAGACCATCTACCAACTGGCCACGACCAATGCGCTGTCGGTCGGGTTCTTTCGGCTGGCCACATCCCTCCCCGTTTTGTGCTTTATGTGCTGGGTCCGACTCGGCACACAGATGTTCCGGGTCTCCCGCGGGGACCTGGCTCTGATGGCGCTGATCGGGCTGCTGACCGCGCTGTACCAGGTCTGCTACTTCGGCGCCATTGCGCGCACCGGAGTCGCGGTGGCGACCGTCGTCACCCTTTGTACGGCACCGGTTATGGTGGCGGTCGTTTCGGCCACCTTTACCAGAAAAAGACTCTCCACAATCACACTGACCGCCCTCGCTGGTTCCCTCTCCGGTACCAGTCTGTTGGTCCTGTTCCAGGAGCAGGCTAAAAGCTGTGGGGCGAATGCCGGTGGCATCGGCCTCGCCTTGGTGTCTGCCTTTTGCTACGGCATGGTGACTATTCTCTCCCAGAAGATGGCAGCGCGCCGTGATCCTTTCCAGTCCCTTGCCATCAGCTTCAGCTTGGGGGCTTCCATGCTGTTCGCCTTTGCCTGGTCCCAAGGTATCGTGACGACCTATACCCCTCAAGCGTGGATGCTGCTCGTGTACCTTGGCACGATACCGACCGCCATCGCCTATCTCCTCTTCTTCAATGGGATGCGCTCCACTTCTGCAACGGCGGCCAGTATCAGCACCCTGGTGGAGCCTATGGTCGCGACACTACTGGCCTGGATTCTCTTTGGCGAGCGGTGCACCGCCGTAGGTTTTCTCGGGATTGCCCTGCTGGGAGGATCGTTGTTGCTGTTGTACCTTGGGGCGACGGCGCACCTGCGAGGAAAGGGGAACATCGGGACCGACCCGGACGTCCCGTAA
- a CDS encoding DNA-binding protein produces the protein MKSVQRAAVLVALVLAVGSTAALAAPRGCGGAACGSAGWGMKGEYQRMYDPATVESVRGEVQSIGRMTPRKGMGAGIHLQLKTGQETVSVHLGPAWYLDRQDTRIEKGDELEIKGSKITMSGKPVIIAQEVTKGGAVLRLRDDNGVPVWAGWRK, from the coding sequence ATGAAGAGCGTACAAAGGGCAGCAGTTCTGGTTGCACTGGTCCTGGCAGTTGGTTCGACAGCGGCTCTGGCTGCACCGCGTGGGTGCGGCGGTGCCGCCTGCGGTAGTGCGGGCTGGGGGATGAAAGGCGAGTACCAGAGGATGTATGATCCTGCGACCGTCGAGTCTGTACGCGGTGAGGTCCAGTCGATCGGCCGCATGACACCGCGCAAAGGAATGGGAGCGGGAATACATCTGCAACTAAAGACAGGGCAAGAGACAGTGTCTGTCCATCTGGGGCCGGCATGGTACCTGGACCGGCAGGATACCAGGATAGAAAAGGGTGACGAACTGGAAATAAAGGGTTCCAAGATCACTATGTCAGGAAAGCCTGTCATCATAGCCCAGGAGGTTACGAAAGGAGGCGCCGTGCTGAGGCTGCGCGACGACAACGGCGTCCCTGTTTGGGCTGGATGGCGGAAATAG